The bacterium sequence GCGGTCGAGCAGATGCGCGATCTGGCCCGCAAGGAGGGCCGCGTCCCCAAGTACGACGGCACCTGCCGGGGAAGGTACGATGCGGATCCGGACGCCCCCTTCTGCCTCAGGCTCCGCGCGCCGGATACGGGACAGACCGTGGTCGAGGACCTTCTGGCCGGCGCTGTCACCTTCGAAAACGATCAGCTCGACGACATGGTGATCGTCCGCACCGACGGGGCCCCGATGTATAACTTCTGCGTCGCGGTGGACGATGTGGACATGCAGATCACCCACGTCATCCGCGGAAACGATCACCTCTCGAACACCCCGAAGCAGCTGCTCGTCTACGCGGCGCTCGGGGAGGCGCCCCCCCGCTTCGCCCACATCTCCATGATCCTCGGCAGCGACAAGAAAAGGCTCTCCAAGCGCCACGGCGCCACCTCGGTCCTCGAGTACAAGAGCCAGGGCTACCTTCCCGAGGCCCTCATCAACTACCTCGTCCGCCTCGGGTGGAGCCTGGGCGATCAGGAGATTTTCACCCGCGATGAGATCATCGAAAACTTCACGATCGAAGGCCTCAACCGCTCGGCGGCGGTCTTCAACCCCGAAAAGCTTCTCTGGGTGAACCAGGAGTACATCAAGGAAGGCGACGCTGCGCGCCTTTGCGACCTCATGGAGGCAGCCCTCCGCGCGGAGGGCCTCGATCCCGATACCATCCCCCGCGAGGGGCGCCTCGGCGTCGTCGAGGAGCTCCGCACCCGGGCCAGGACCATCGTCGAGCTGACCGAGGGCGCGCGCTTTTTCTTCACCGGCCATGTGGAATACGAAGAGAAGGCCGCGAACAAATTCCTCACGGTGGAGAGCGGGGCCACCCTCGCCACGCTGCGCGATGGGCTCTCCGCGCTCGATGCCTTCACGCCCGAGGCCATCAAGGCCCTCTTCGAGGCCGTCATGGAGAAAGAGGGCCTCGGACTCGGCAAGATCGCCCAGCCGGTGCGCGTCGCCGTGACTGGGGGCACCGTCAGCCCCGGCATCTTCGAGACGCTGGCCCTTCTTGGAAAAGAGCGCACCCGCGCGCGCCTCGATGCGGCCCTGGCCTATATTCAGAGGTAGAAAGAGCGGTTCCGGGGCCCGTCACACCCGGAAATGGCGGCTGGGCTTGACGGATTTCGGCACGAAATGTAAGAGGTCTAGGCACCAAACGCTGGGGGATCGTCTAGCGGCAGGACACCAGACTCTGGATCTGGGAACTTAGGTTCGAATCCTAGTCCCCCAGCCATTTCAAATCAATGGTTTATCTAAAGCGAAACTCTTTTCGCTTTTGCTTGCGTGTTTGTTTTCGTGCTTGTTTCCGAAAAAGTCCTCTTCATCGCATCCCGAAGGAAATCGTCTGACTCGTGGATATAGCCCATCGTGGTCTGCACATCGGCGTGGCGCAGGGCGTTTTTGATGGCCCCGAGCGGGACGCCCTTGTCGTGGAGCCAGGAGGCGCAGGTGCCGCGCAGGATGTGGATGTTTCCGGGCTTCTCGATTTTTGCGGCTTCCTTGGCTTTCTTCCATGTTGAGACTTGAGAGTGTCAAAAAACAATTCGGGGCGCAGGTCGTTCTGGATGGCGCGAGCCTGGCGCTGCACCCCGGCGAGAAGGCCGGCCTCATCGGCCCGAACGGCGCGGGAAAGACGACCATCTTCCGCATCATTGAGGGCGCCGAGGGCGTTGACGGCGGGGTGATGCGCCTGCGCGGCCGAATCCGCATCGGGGTGCTTCGCCAGGAACTTGCCCCCTCGGATCGCACCGTGCTGGCCGAAGTGCTCGAGGGCAACGGCGAGTTCACCCGGCTGCGCGAAGAGCAGGAGCGTCTGCATGACCGCCTGACTGGCGCGGTGGATGGCGCCGAGCAGGAGCAGCTCTCGGCCCGCCTCGGGGAAGTCGATCACCACCTCGAGCGGATCGGCGGATATGAAGCGGACGCGCGGGCGGCGGCAATTCTGATGGGTCTCGGCTTTTCGAGCGATGAGGTCCAGCGGCCGCTCGGCGAATTTTCGGGCGGCTGGCGGATGCGGGCGGCGCTGGCGCGGCTGCTTTTCTCCGTGCCCGATCTGCTTTTGCTCGATGAGCCGACCAACCACCTGGATATCGAGTCGGTGGCCTGGCTCGAAAAATTCCTTGCCCGGTATTCGGGGACTCTGATCGTCATCTCCCACGACAGCCATTTCCTGAACCGGGTGGCCGGGGTCATCGTCGAGCTCGAAGGCGGGCGGCTGACCCGCTACACGGGAAATTTTGACAACTACCTCGAACAGCGCGAGGCCCACTTCGAACAACTCGAAAAAGCCGCTGCCCAGCAGGAACGCCGCATAGCGGAACTCGAGGGTTTCATCAGGCGGTTTCGCGCCAAGGCGACCAAGGCCCGCCAGGCCCAGAGCCGGGTCAAGCAGCTCGAGAAGATAAAGCCCGTCGAAAAGATTGTCCGGCCCGCCGCCGTGCCCAAAATACGCCTGCCCGAACCGCCGGCTTCGGCATGGGAAACGCTGAACGTCGAGGGTCTCGGGAAAAGCTACGGAGATAATCAGGTGTTCTCGGGCGTTGACCTCAAGCTCACGCGTGGCGAGAAGATCGGCCTCATCGGCCCCAACGGGGCGGGCAAGACACCCTTCCTGCGGATCGTTTCGGGCGAGATCGCGCCTGGCGAGGGCCACGCCCGGACGGGCGACAGGGTGCGTGTGGGTCATTTCTCTCAGTTCGTTCTCGATGCGCTGGGCGGCTCCCACAGCGTTCTCGAATCGGCGACCGATGTGGCGCCGCCCACGGTCACGAAGACCGAGATCCGCTCCCTTCTGGGCGGGTTTTTGTTCTCGGGTGATTCGGTGTTCAAAAAAGTGTCGGTTCTCTCCGGGGGCGAACGGGCGCGCCTCGCGCTGGCGCGGCTGTTCATGTCCGGGGCGAACCTGCTGCTCCTCGATGAACCGACGAACCATCTGGACATGGGCGCGCGGGTGGCGCTCGAGGAAGCCCTCGAAGTCTACGCCGGGACGTTCATTCTCGTGGCGCACGACCGGGATCTGCTCAAGGCGGTGTGCGAGGCGTACTGGGTTATCGAGGGCGGGACGATCCGCCCGCTCGAGGGCTCGCTCGACGACTATCTCGAAGAGGTCACCGCGCGGCGGCTGGGCGAGAAGGGCGGGGAGAAAGACGTTTCTGCCGCGCCGCGCCGAAAAAGCCGAGGGGATCGCCGCCAGGCCGCCGAGGCG is a genomic window containing:
- a CDS encoding ATP-binding cassette domain-containing protein; this translates as MLRLESVKKQFGAQVVLDGASLALHPGEKAGLIGPNGAGKTTIFRIIEGAEGVDGGVMRLRGRIRIGVLRQELAPSDRTVLAEVLEGNGEFTRLREEQERLHDRLTGAVDGAEQEQLSARLGEVDHHLERIGGYEADARAAAILMGLGFSSDEVQRPLGEFSGGWRMRAALARLLFSVPDLLLLDEPTNHLDIESVAWLEKFLARYSGTLIVISHDSHFLNRVAGVIVELEGGRLTRYTGNFDNYLEQREAHFEQLEKAAAQQERRIAELEGFIRRFRAKATKARQAQSRVKQLEKIKPVEKIVRPAAVPKIRLPEPPASAWETLNVEGLGKSYGDNQVFSGVDLKLTRGEKIGLIGPNGAGKTPFLRIVSGEIAPGEGHARTGDRVRVGHFSQFVLDALGGSHSVLESATDVAPPTVTKTEIRSLLGGFLFSGDSVFKKVSVLSGGERARLALARLFMSGANLLLLDEPTNHLDMGARVALEEALEVYAGTFILVAHDRDLLKAVCEAYWVIEGGTIRPLEGSLDDYLEEVTARRLGEKGGEKDVSAAPRRKSRGDRRQAAEARNRLHRETRSLKKKSGELEERIRALEADEDELKCRLAEPGLYDEENKAPLADLLERHRKVAAALKAALDEWERVTAATEDIEAAIRGAAE
- the gltX gene encoding glutamate--tRNA ligase: MSDNVRVRFAPSNTGHLHIGGARTALFNWFFARHHGGTAILRVEDTDRERSTEEFYDAILEAFEWLDIAWDEGPIRQSGRMALYQAAAQKLLASGHAFRCTCTPDAVEQMRDLARKEGRVPKYDGTCRGRYDADPDAPFCLRLRAPDTGQTVVEDLLAGAVTFENDQLDDMVIVRTDGAPMYNFCVAVDDVDMQITHVIRGNDHLSNTPKQLLVYAALGEAPPRFAHISMILGSDKKRLSKRHGATSVLEYKSQGYLPEALINYLVRLGWSLGDQEIFTRDEIIENFTIEGLNRSAAVFNPEKLLWVNQEYIKEGDAARLCDLMEAALRAEGLDPDTIPREGRLGVVEELRTRARTIVELTEGARFFFTGHVEYEEKAANKFLTVESGATLATLRDGLSALDAFTPEAIKALFEAVMEKEGLGLGKIAQPVRVAVTGGTVSPGIFETLALLGKERTRARLDAALAYIQR